A stretch of the Xiphias gladius isolate SHS-SW01 ecotype Sanya breed wild chromosome 21, ASM1685928v1, whole genome shotgun sequence genome encodes the following:
- the tfeb gene encoding transcription factor EB isoform X3, which yields MASRIGLRMQLMRDQLQQEEQRERQQLQQQQQQQNAALQPYMQHRMGGPTEPTPAISTPQHYQSMQVPMEVLKVQTHLENPTDYHIRQSRKQQVKEYLSTTYATKQTVHAVAGLIPPSPPTNMGPTGGSASAPPPLQSPHMRTEQLMSGNSAPNSPMAMLNIGSSHENEMDEVIDDIISMQSNYDDIQAYIDPVQMPNTLPLSSSHLDVYTSPGMKGPAIAMTSNSCPANLTIKRELSDTEARALAKERQKKDNHNLIERRRRFNINDRIKELGTMIPKTNDLDVRWNKGTILRASVEYIKRMQKDVQRTREVENNFKRMEMANKQLLLRIQELEMQAQLHGLPNTSPSGLNSTDLMAPYIKQETSPEEKLSHPQVQAHHQPQHLSQNQAQPQAHQHHFLPQNHLHLQGQAQPQPRQLPPLPQHLQPQPPIQFPAVGSSQPFDFAQSLDLCDGIPGFSDGMSGLGDLGGLDVQGRRGELGFLMMDEPLSPMGGDPLLSAMSPEASIDSSRRSSFSIEDGDIL from the exons ATGGCCTCACGCATCGGGCTGCGGATGCAG ctgATGCGAGACCAGCTGCAGCAAGAGGAGCAGCGTGAGCGGCAGCAgctacagcaacagcagcagcaacagaatGCAGCTCTGCAACCCTACATGCAGCATCGCATGGGCGGGCCAACTGAACCCACTCCAGCCATTAGCACCCCACAGCATTACCAAAGCATGCAAGTCCCCATGGAGGTCCTTAAG GTACAGACCCACCTTGAGAATCCTACAGACTACCACATCCGTCAGTCTCGGAAGCAACAGGTGAAAGAATACCTGTCTACCACCTATGCCACCAAACAG ACGGTCCATGCAGTAGCAGGGCTGATTCCACCCTCTCCTCCCACAAACATGGGACCCACAGGGGGTTCAGCGtctgcccccccacccctccagtCTCCACACATGCGCACTGAGCAGCTCATGTCTGGCAACAGTGCACCCAACAGCCCCATGGCCATGCTCAACATCGGCTCCAGCCACGAGAATGAG ATGGATGAGGTCAttgatgacatcatcagcaTGCAGTCCAATTACGATGATATTCAGGCATACATTGACCCTGTCCAGATGCCCAACACA CTCCCTCTGTCTAGCAGTCACCTGGATGTGTATACAAGTCCTGGGATGAAGGGGCCAGCCATTGCTATGACCAGTAACTCCTGTCCCGCCAACCTGACCATCAAACGAGAACTGTCAG ACACAGAAGCCCGTGCACTGGccaaggagagacagaagaaagacaACCACAATCTGA ttgaaaggaggaggagattcAACATCAATGATCGTATTAAAGAGCTGGGCACCATGATCCCCAAAACCAATGACCT TGATGTGCGCTGGAACAAAGGCACTATATTGCGGGCATCTGTCGAGTACATCAAACGCATGCAGAAGGATGTGCAGAGGACCAGAGAGGTGGAAAACAACTTCAAGAGGATGGAGATGGCCAACAAACAGCTGTTGCTACGCATccag GAGTTGGAGATGCAGGCTCAACTGCATGGCCTGCCCAACACCTCTCCCTCTGGCCTTAACTCGACTGACCTGATGGCCCCCTATATAAAACAAGAGACCAGCCCAGAGGAGAAGCTTTCTCACCCCCAGGTACAAGCCCATCACCAGCCCCAGCACCTATCCCAGAACCAGGCTCAGCCCCAGGCCCACCAGCACCACTTCCTCCCACAAAACCACCTCCACCTTCAGGGCCAGGCTCAGCCTCAGCCCAGGCAGCTGCCGCCACTCCCCCAGCACCTCCAGCCCCAGCCACCCATCCAGTTCCCAGCTGTAGGCAGCTCCCAGCCCTTTGACTTTGCCCAGTCGCTGGACTTGTGCGATGGGATACCAGGCTTCTCAGACGGCATGTCGGGGCTGGGCGACCTGGGTGGACTGGACGTCCAAGGGAGGAGAGGCGAGCTGGGCTTCCTAATGATGGACGAGCCCTTGTCCCCAATGGGCGGAGACCCGCTGCTCTCTGCTATGTCCCCTGAAGCCTCGATCGACTCCAGCCGCAGATCCAGCTTCAGCATAGAGGATGGAGACATACTCTAG
- the tfeb gene encoding transcription factor EB isoform X2, with protein MASRIGLRMQLMRDQLQQEEQRERQQLQQQQQQQNAALQPYMQHRMGGPTEPTPAISTPQHYQSMQVPMEVLKVQTHLENPTDYHIRQSRKQQVKEYLSTTYATKQTVHAVAGLIPPSPPTNMGPTGGSASAPPPLQSPHMRTEQLMSGNSAPNSPMAMLNIGSSHENEMDEVIDDIISMQSNYDDIQAYIDPVQMPNTLPLSSSHLDVYTSPGMKGPAIAMTSNSCPANLTIKRELSEARALAKERQKKDNHNLIERRRRFNINDRIKELGTMIPKTNDLVYSDVRWNKGTILRASVEYIKRMQKDVQRTREVENNFKRMEMANKQLLLRIQELEMQAQLHGLPNTSPSGLNSTDLMAPYIKQETSPEEKLSHPQVQAHHQPQHLSQNQAQPQAHQHHFLPQNHLHLQGQAQPQPRQLPPLPQHLQPQPPIQFPAVGSSQPFDFAQSLDLCDGIPGFSDGMSGLGDLGGLDVQGRRGELGFLMMDEPLSPMGGDPLLSAMSPEASIDSSRRSSFSIEDGDIL; from the exons ATGGCCTCACGCATCGGGCTGCGGATGCAG ctgATGCGAGACCAGCTGCAGCAAGAGGAGCAGCGTGAGCGGCAGCAgctacagcaacagcagcagcaacagaatGCAGCTCTGCAACCCTACATGCAGCATCGCATGGGCGGGCCAACTGAACCCACTCCAGCCATTAGCACCCCACAGCATTACCAAAGCATGCAAGTCCCCATGGAGGTCCTTAAG GTACAGACCCACCTTGAGAATCCTACAGACTACCACATCCGTCAGTCTCGGAAGCAACAGGTGAAAGAATACCTGTCTACCACCTATGCCACCAAACAG ACGGTCCATGCAGTAGCAGGGCTGATTCCACCCTCTCCTCCCACAAACATGGGACCCACAGGGGGTTCAGCGtctgcccccccacccctccagtCTCCACACATGCGCACTGAGCAGCTCATGTCTGGCAACAGTGCACCCAACAGCCCCATGGCCATGCTCAACATCGGCTCCAGCCACGAGAATGAG ATGGATGAGGTCAttgatgacatcatcagcaTGCAGTCCAATTACGATGATATTCAGGCATACATTGACCCTGTCCAGATGCCCAACACA CTCCCTCTGTCTAGCAGTCACCTGGATGTGTATACAAGTCCTGGGATGAAGGGGCCAGCCATTGCTATGACCAGTAACTCCTGTCCCGCCAACCTGACCATCAAACGAGAACTGTCAG AAGCCCGTGCACTGGccaaggagagacagaagaaagacaACCACAATCTGA ttgaaaggaggaggagattcAACATCAATGATCGTATTAAAGAGCTGGGCACCATGATCCCCAAAACCAATGACCT TGTGTATAGTGATGTGCGCTGGAACAAAGGCACTATATTGCGGGCATCTGTCGAGTACATCAAACGCATGCAGAAGGATGTGCAGAGGACCAGAGAGGTGGAAAACAACTTCAAGAGGATGGAGATGGCCAACAAACAGCTGTTGCTACGCATccag GAGTTGGAGATGCAGGCTCAACTGCATGGCCTGCCCAACACCTCTCCCTCTGGCCTTAACTCGACTGACCTGATGGCCCCCTATATAAAACAAGAGACCAGCCCAGAGGAGAAGCTTTCTCACCCCCAGGTACAAGCCCATCACCAGCCCCAGCACCTATCCCAGAACCAGGCTCAGCCCCAGGCCCACCAGCACCACTTCCTCCCACAAAACCACCTCCACCTTCAGGGCCAGGCTCAGCCTCAGCCCAGGCAGCTGCCGCCACTCCCCCAGCACCTCCAGCCCCAGCCACCCATCCAGTTCCCAGCTGTAGGCAGCTCCCAGCCCTTTGACTTTGCCCAGTCGCTGGACTTGTGCGATGGGATACCAGGCTTCTCAGACGGCATGTCGGGGCTGGGCGACCTGGGTGGACTGGACGTCCAAGGGAGGAGAGGCGAGCTGGGCTTCCTAATGATGGACGAGCCCTTGTCCCCAATGGGCGGAGACCCGCTGCTCTCTGCTATGTCCCCTGAAGCCTCGATCGACTCCAGCCGCAGATCCAGCTTCAGCATAGAGGATGGAGACATACTCTAG
- the tfeb gene encoding transcription factor EB isoform X1 has product MASRIGLRMQLMRDQLQQEEQRERQQLQQQQQQQNAALQPYMQHRMGGPTEPTPAISTPQHYQSMQVPMEVLKVQTHLENPTDYHIRQSRKQQVKEYLSTTYATKQTVHAVAGLIPPSPPTNMGPTGGSASAPPPLQSPHMRTEQLMSGNSAPNSPMAMLNIGSSHENEMDEVIDDIISMQSNYDDIQAYIDPVQMPNTLPLSSSHLDVYTSPGMKGPAIAMTSNSCPANLTIKRELSDTEARALAKERQKKDNHNLIERRRRFNINDRIKELGTMIPKTNDLVYSDVRWNKGTILRASVEYIKRMQKDVQRTREVENNFKRMEMANKQLLLRIQELEMQAQLHGLPNTSPSGLNSTDLMAPYIKQETSPEEKLSHPQVQAHHQPQHLSQNQAQPQAHQHHFLPQNHLHLQGQAQPQPRQLPPLPQHLQPQPPIQFPAVGSSQPFDFAQSLDLCDGIPGFSDGMSGLGDLGGLDVQGRRGELGFLMMDEPLSPMGGDPLLSAMSPEASIDSSRRSSFSIEDGDIL; this is encoded by the exons ATGGCCTCACGCATCGGGCTGCGGATGCAG ctgATGCGAGACCAGCTGCAGCAAGAGGAGCAGCGTGAGCGGCAGCAgctacagcaacagcagcagcaacagaatGCAGCTCTGCAACCCTACATGCAGCATCGCATGGGCGGGCCAACTGAACCCACTCCAGCCATTAGCACCCCACAGCATTACCAAAGCATGCAAGTCCCCATGGAGGTCCTTAAG GTACAGACCCACCTTGAGAATCCTACAGACTACCACATCCGTCAGTCTCGGAAGCAACAGGTGAAAGAATACCTGTCTACCACCTATGCCACCAAACAG ACGGTCCATGCAGTAGCAGGGCTGATTCCACCCTCTCCTCCCACAAACATGGGACCCACAGGGGGTTCAGCGtctgcccccccacccctccagtCTCCACACATGCGCACTGAGCAGCTCATGTCTGGCAACAGTGCACCCAACAGCCCCATGGCCATGCTCAACATCGGCTCCAGCCACGAGAATGAG ATGGATGAGGTCAttgatgacatcatcagcaTGCAGTCCAATTACGATGATATTCAGGCATACATTGACCCTGTCCAGATGCCCAACACA CTCCCTCTGTCTAGCAGTCACCTGGATGTGTATACAAGTCCTGGGATGAAGGGGCCAGCCATTGCTATGACCAGTAACTCCTGTCCCGCCAACCTGACCATCAAACGAGAACTGTCAG ACACAGAAGCCCGTGCACTGGccaaggagagacagaagaaagacaACCACAATCTGA ttgaaaggaggaggagattcAACATCAATGATCGTATTAAAGAGCTGGGCACCATGATCCCCAAAACCAATGACCT TGTGTATAGTGATGTGCGCTGGAACAAAGGCACTATATTGCGGGCATCTGTCGAGTACATCAAACGCATGCAGAAGGATGTGCAGAGGACCAGAGAGGTGGAAAACAACTTCAAGAGGATGGAGATGGCCAACAAACAGCTGTTGCTACGCATccag GAGTTGGAGATGCAGGCTCAACTGCATGGCCTGCCCAACACCTCTCCCTCTGGCCTTAACTCGACTGACCTGATGGCCCCCTATATAAAACAAGAGACCAGCCCAGAGGAGAAGCTTTCTCACCCCCAGGTACAAGCCCATCACCAGCCCCAGCACCTATCCCAGAACCAGGCTCAGCCCCAGGCCCACCAGCACCACTTCCTCCCACAAAACCACCTCCACCTTCAGGGCCAGGCTCAGCCTCAGCCCAGGCAGCTGCCGCCACTCCCCCAGCACCTCCAGCCCCAGCCACCCATCCAGTTCCCAGCTGTAGGCAGCTCCCAGCCCTTTGACTTTGCCCAGTCGCTGGACTTGTGCGATGGGATACCAGGCTTCTCAGACGGCATGTCGGGGCTGGGCGACCTGGGTGGACTGGACGTCCAAGGGAGGAGAGGCGAGCTGGGCTTCCTAATGATGGACGAGCCCTTGTCCCCAATGGGCGGAGACCCGCTGCTCTCTGCTATGTCCCCTGAAGCCTCGATCGACTCCAGCCGCAGATCCAGCTTCAGCATAGAGGATGGAGACATACTCTAG